CTGCACTGGATCATCTGCGAGCGCGCCGGCAAATGGTCGGCAGCCCTGCGACGCGATGCGGCGGTAGGCGAGTCCAATGTCGTCGAGCTTCGGCATCCCGACGAACTGGCCGCGGCGATCGCCGCCACCCCCTGGGCCACGGTGGTGGTCGTCGAGCTGCGGCGCGATGGGCTGGCCGCGGCGCTCGATGCCTTGGCCGACGTCGAACGAGGGGGCCCACGTGTCCTGGCGGTCGCCGTGGCCGAGCGTGAACTGCAAGAGATCGAACTGACGGCCCGCGAGGCCGGCGCTGTCCATTTCGTGACGTCGCCGCGTCGTATCGCCGAACTGATACAGTTGGGCGAGCGACACCGGGCACGCGTGCCGGCGCCGGCACAAACGCTGCGCGAGCGCGCACTGGCCCAGTTGCCCTGGAGCGACGCACGCACGATGCCCGAGCTTCCGGTCCACAAGATTGAACCGAAACTTTAAGACTACGGAGCCATTGAGACGATGCCCTCGACGACCGTTACCACCGAGTCCGTGCGCGCGGCGCTCGAAGATTTCCAGGATCCCGAGACGGGCCGCAGCGCGCTACAACTCGAGCAGATTCGCGATCTTCGCGTCGCGGGCAACGAGGTCGCGTTGACGCTCGCGCTGACCACGCATTCGGCGCCGTTGTGGCAAGAGACGCGCGCCAACCTGATCGAGCAGTTGCAAACGCGACTGCCGGGCGTCGGCAAGGTCGAGGTGGCGCTTGACGTACACGAGCGACGCCCCGAGCCACTCGGCCAGATCGGGCTCACTGCTAAGAGCGTCATCGCCGTCGGTTCGGGCAAGGGGGGCGTCGGCAAGAGCACGATCGCTTCGAGCATCGCCCTGGGCTTGCGGCGTGCCGGCTGCAATGTCGGCCTGATGGATGCCGACGTGTACGGGCCGAGCATTCCGCACCTCTTGGGCGTGAACGAGCGACCCGAAGTGGCCGATGGCCGCATCAAGCCGATCGAGGCTTCGGGCCTCAAGGTGATGTCGATGGGCTTTCTCGTCCCGCCCAATGAAGCGGTGGTGTGGCGCGGCCCGATGTTGCACGGCGCCCTGACGCAATTCCTGCGCGATACGAACTGGGGACCGCTCGACTATCTGATCATCGATCTCCCCCCCGGCACGGGCGATATCGCGCTGTCCCTCTCGCAGATGCTGCCGCTGACCGGCGCCGTCGTCGTCTGTACTCCGCAGGATGTGGCGCTGCTCGATGCGATGAAGGCCATCACCATGTTCCGCAAGGTGAATATCGACATCCTGGGCATGGTCGAGAACATGAGCTACTTCATCTGCCCCGATACGGGCAAGCGCTACGACATCTTCGGCCACGGCGGAGCGAAGCAGAAGGCCGAGGAACTGAACGTTCCCTTCCTGGGCGAGGTCCCCCTCAATATGCAGATTCGCATCAACGGCGACGAAGGCCGTGTCGACGGTTGCTACGAC
This genomic stretch from Pirellulales bacterium harbors:
- a CDS encoding Mrp/NBP35 family ATP-binding protein gives rise to the protein MPSTTVTTESVRAALEDFQDPETGRSALQLEQIRDLRVAGNEVALTLALTTHSAPLWQETRANLIEQLQTRLPGVGKVEVALDVHERRPEPLGQIGLTAKSVIAVGSGKGGVGKSTIASSIALGLRRAGCNVGLMDADVYGPSIPHLLGVNERPEVADGRIKPIEASGLKVMSMGFLVPPNEAVVWRGPMLHGALTQFLRDTNWGPLDYLIIDLPPGTGDIALSLSQMLPLTGAVVVCTPQDVALLDAMKAITMFRKVNIDILGMVENMSYFICPDTGKRYDIFGHGGAKQKAEELNVPFLGEVPLNMQIRINGDEGRVDGCYDDETTAPFLTAICQRLAKNLAKRTQEKPALPTLSVL